From the genome of Populus trichocarpa isolate Nisqually-1 chromosome 15, P.trichocarpa_v4.1, whole genome shotgun sequence, one region includes:
- the LOC7462538 gene encoding two-component response regulator ARR5 isoform X1, which yields MATAGEILRRSLTEEVGFSKGSVSGSEELHVLAVDDSFVDRKVIERLLKISSCKVTVVESGSRALQYLGLDGEKSSVGFNDLKINLIMTDYSMPGMTGYELLKKIKQESSAFREIPVVIMSSENILARIDRCLEEGAEEYILKPVKLSDVKRIKDVIMGGDGEQKKRRSVRKRGREDCFYSLSQPQLVQSSSSPAFDFLPSELQSSSPFSTLSLSKRPKLLTRD from the exons ATGGCAACGGCCGGCGAGATCTTAAGGAGAAGTTTGACGGAAGAAGTTGGATTTTCTAAAGGGTCTGTTTCTGGTTCAGAGGAGTTGCATGTTCTTGCTGTAGATGATAGCTTTGTAGACAGGAAGGTTATAGAGAGGTTGCTTAAGATATCATCTTGTAAAG TGACTGTTGTAGAGAGTGGGAGTAGAGCTTTGCAGTATCTTGGATTGGATGGAGAGAAGAGCTCTGTTGGGTTCAAT GATTTGAAAATCAATCTCATCATGACCGATTACTCCATGCCGGGGATGACAGGATATGAGCTGCTTAAAAAGATTAAG caggAATCATCAGCTTTCAGAGAGATTCCTGTAGTGATCATGTCATCTGAGAACATCTTGGCTCGTATTGATAG GTGTTTAGAAGAAGGGGCAGAAGAATACATACTTAAGCCAGTGAAATTGTCAGATGTGAAACGAATTAAAGATGTTATAATGGGAGGCGATGgagagcaaaagaaaaggagaagtgTTAGGAAGAGAGGAAGGGAAGATTGTTTCTATTCATTATCACAACCACAGCTTGTACAATCATCCTCGTCCCCTGCTTTTGATTTTCTGCCGTCCGAACTTCAGTCTTCATCACCATTTTCTACTTTGAGTTTGTCAAAGAGGCCTAAATTGCTAACCAGAGACTAA
- the LOC7462538 gene encoding two-component response regulator ARR5 isoform X2: MATAGEILRRSLTEEVGFSKGSVSGSEELHVLAVDDSFVDRKVIERLLKISSCKVTVVESGSRALQYLGLDGEKSSVGFNDLKINLIMTDYSMPGMTGYELLKKIKESSAFREIPVVIMSSENILARIDRCLEEGAEEYILKPVKLSDVKRIKDVIMGGDGEQKKRRSVRKRGREDCFYSLSQPQLVQSSSSPAFDFLPSELQSSSPFSTLSLSKRPKLLTRD; this comes from the exons ATGGCAACGGCCGGCGAGATCTTAAGGAGAAGTTTGACGGAAGAAGTTGGATTTTCTAAAGGGTCTGTTTCTGGTTCAGAGGAGTTGCATGTTCTTGCTGTAGATGATAGCTTTGTAGACAGGAAGGTTATAGAGAGGTTGCTTAAGATATCATCTTGTAAAG TGACTGTTGTAGAGAGTGGGAGTAGAGCTTTGCAGTATCTTGGATTGGATGGAGAGAAGAGCTCTGTTGGGTTCAAT GATTTGAAAATCAATCTCATCATGACCGATTACTCCATGCCGGGGATGACAGGATATGAGCTGCTTAAAAAGATTAAG gAATCATCAGCTTTCAGAGAGATTCCTGTAGTGATCATGTCATCTGAGAACATCTTGGCTCGTATTGATAG GTGTTTAGAAGAAGGGGCAGAAGAATACATACTTAAGCCAGTGAAATTGTCAGATGTGAAACGAATTAAAGATGTTATAATGGGAGGCGATGgagagcaaaagaaaaggagaagtgTTAGGAAGAGAGGAAGGGAAGATTGTTTCTATTCATTATCACAACCACAGCTTGTACAATCATCCTCGTCCCCTGCTTTTGATTTTCTGCCGTCCGAACTTCAGTCTTCATCACCATTTTCTACTTTGAGTTTGTCAAAGAGGCCTAAATTGCTAACCAGAGACTAA